A section of the Citrus sinensis cultivar Valencia sweet orange chromosome 8, DVS_A1.0, whole genome shotgun sequence genome encodes:
- the LOC102627301 gene encoding adoMet-dependent rRNA methyltransferase spb1 — translation MGKVKGKHRLDKYYRLAKEHGYRSRASWKLVQLDSKFSFLRSSHAVLDLCAAPGGWMQVAVQRVPVGSLVLGLDLVPIAPIRGAVSLEQDITKPECRARVKKVMEEHGVRAFDLVLHDGSPNVGGAWAQEAMSQNALVIDSVKLATQFLAPKGTFVTKVFRSQDYSSVLYCLKQLFEKVEVDKPAASRSASAEIYLLGIKYKAPAKIDPRLLDVKYLFQGSVEPRKVVDVLRGTKQKRHRDGYEDGDTTLRKVSLATDFIWSNNPLEILGSVTSITFGDPACSAIKDHELTTEEVKALCDDLRVLGKQDFKHLLKWRMQIKKAFSSAEKATVPASASAPTEGENEEDADNRVLNEMEELKYAMDQRKKREKKLLAKKRAKDKARRATGMQIDVMQDDYTDHELFSLSSIKGKKDLAAVEYDDDDVNAAAEDSEDERPNRDTQEHVSSDIDSDEERRKYDEQLEEVLDQAYENYVAKRGGSTMQRKRAKKAYAQEDQLSEGDEDEDTMHTSYDSDKDQGDLDANPLMVPLDDGIRPTQEEITNKWFSQEIFAEAVQNGDLGKLGSEDETQVDKQAEKHSIPEKSKQKMANDAAGPKSTHNQVSEVEGDFEIVPAPGADSSDDSSSDESEDEEVDTKAEILACAKKMLRKKQREQILDDVYNRYMFDDDGLPDWFLEEERRHRQAIRPVTKEEIAAMKAQFKEIDARPAKKVAEAKARKKRVAMRKLEKVRKKANVISDQADISDRSKRKQIEQLYKSAVPKRPKKEYVVAKKGVQVRAGKGKVLVDPRMKKDSRTHGSGKARKGGSKKGNIGKARKGKGSVKASSKKGKKGNK, via the exons atgggTAAAGTAAAGGGGAAGCATCGTTTGGATAAATATTACCGTTTAGCGAAAGAACACGGCTACAGATCTCGAGCTTCATGGAAACTCGTCCAGCTCGATTCCAAATTCTCCTTCTTACGCTCATCGCACGCCGTGCTCGACCTCTGCGCCGCTCCAGGTGGGTGGATGCAGGTGGCAGTGCAGCGGGTCCCGGTAGGGAGCCTCGTTCTGGGTCTTGACTTGGTCCCGATCGCCCCCATTCGAGGAGCCGTATCGCTTGAGCAAGATATAACGAAGCCCGAGTGTAGGGCTAGAGTGAAGAAGGTGATGGAGGAGCATGGGGTTAGGGCTTTTGACTTGGTTTTGCATGATGGGTCGCCTAATGTTGGTGGTGCTTGGGCTCAGGAGGCCATGAGTCAGAACGCTTTGGTCATTGATTCTGTAAAGCTGGCTACGCAGTTCTTGGCTCCTAAAGGAACCTTTGTTACTAAA GTTTTCAGGTCACAGGATTATAGTTCTGTCCTCTACTGTCTCAAGCAG TTATTTGAAAAGGTTGAGGTGGATAAACCTGCTGCTAGTCGTTCCGCATCTGCTGAGATATATCTTTTGGGTATAAAATACAAGGCTCCTGCAAAGATCGATCCACGTCTTCTTGATGTGAAGTATCTGTTTCAGGGATCTGTTGAACCGCGTAAG GTGGTGGATGTACTCAGAGGAACAAAGCAAAAGAGACATCGTGATGG TTATGAAGATGGAGACACGACTTTGAGGAAAGTTTCTTTGGCTACTGATTTCATTTGGTCCAATAATCCTCTTGAGATTCTTGGTTCAGTTACTTCCATAACATTTGGGGATCCGGCTTGTTCAGCAATCAAGGATCACGAATTGACAACAGAAGAG GTTAAAGCTCTTTGTGATGATTTGCGTGTTTTGGGAAAGCAAGACTTCAAGCATCTATTGAA GTGGCGAATGCAAATAAAGAAGGCCTTTTCTTCTGCAGAAAAGGCTACCGTGCctgcttctgcttctgctCCTACTGAAGGCGAAAATGAGGAGGATGCAGATAACAGAGTACTCAATGAAATGGAGGAATTGAAATATGCCATGGATCAGCGAAAGAAACGTGAAAAGAAGCTTCTAGCGAAAAAAAGGGCTAAG GACAAGGCACGGAGGGCAACTGGGATGCAAATAGACGTTATGCAAGATGATTATACTGATCAcgaattattttctctttcttccaTTAAG GGGAAAAAAGATCTTGCTGCTGTtgaatatgatgatgatgatgtgaaTGCTGCTGCTGAGGACAGTGAAGACGAAAGACCCAATAGAGACACTCAAGAGCATGTGTCCAGTGACATTGACTCTGATGAAGAACGCAGAAA GTATGATGAACAATTGGAGGAGGTTCTTGATCAAGCTTATGAAAACTATGTGGCTAAAAGGGGAGGAAGTACAATGCAACGAAAACGTGCGAAAAAAGCCTATGCCCAAGAGGACCAACTCTCAGAG GGTGATGAGGATGAAGACACTATGCATACTAGTTATGATTCAGACAAAGATCAGGGTGATCTAGATGCAAATCCTCTCATGGTACCACTTGATGATGGTATAAGGCCAACACAAGAGGAAATTACAAATAAGTGGTTTAGTCAGGAAATTTTTGCGGAAGCTGTACAAAATGGAGATTTGGGGAAATTGGGCAGTGAAGATGAAACGCAGGTGGATAAACAGGCGGAAAAGCATTCTATCCCAGAAAAGTCCAAGCAGAAGATGGCAAATGATGCTGCAGGTCCTAAGAGCACGCACAACCAAGTGTCAGAGGTGGAAGGTGATTTTGAGATAGTCCCTGCTCCAGGCGCGGATTCCAGTGACGACTCATCCTCTGATGAATCAGAAGATGAAGAGGTTGATACAAAAGCTGAGATATTGGCTTGTGCAAAGAAGATGctaaggaaaaagcaaaggGAGCAGATTCTGGATGATGTTTACAATAGGTACATGTTTGATGATGATGGCTTGCCAGACTGGTTTTTAGAAGAGGAAAGGAGGCATCGGCAAGCAATTAGGCCTGTTACCAAGGAGGAGATTGCTGCAATGAAAGCACAATTCAAAGAAATTGATGCCCGACCTGCTAAGAAGGTGGCTGAGGCCAAAGCCCGAAAGAAGCGGGTTGCCATGCGAAAGCTTGAGAAGGTTCGCAAGAAGGCGAATGTCATATCAGACCAAGCAGACATCTCTGATCGCTCAAAGAGGAAGCAAATTGAACAATTATACAAGTCAGCTGTACCCAAAAGGCCTAAAAAGGAATATGTGGTTGCGAAGAAGGGAGTTCAAGTGAGGGCTGGAAAGGGGAAGGTTCTTGTTGATCCACGAATGAAAAAGGATTCAAGGACACATGGATCTGGCAAGGCCAGAAAAGGTGGTTCGAAGAAGGGGAATATTGGCAAGGCGCGCAAAGGTAAAGGATCTGTGAAGGCTTCgtcaaagaaaggaaagaaaggaaACAAGTGA
- the LOC102627590 gene encoding protein RER1B-like isoform X1: protein MEGIGGDTASAASPVSQWGHDAWRLYQYYLDKTTPHAVYRWIGTLVILAIYCLRVFYVQGFYIISYGLGIYLLNLLIGFLSPLVDPEIEVADGPLLPTKGSDEFKPFIRRLPEFKFWYSMTKAFCIAFVMTFFSVFDVPVFWPILLCYWIVLFVLTMRRQIAHMIKYRYIPFNIGKQKYGGKKPSSSGGGSRGD, encoded by the exons ATGGAAGGAATTGGAGGCGACACTGCCTCGGCGGCATCCCCTGTATCACAATGGGGACATGATGCTTGGAGGCTATATCAGTATTACCTGGACAAGACTACTCCACATGCAGTTTATAGGTGGATTGGAACCCTTGTAATTTTGGCAATCTACTGTTTGCGGGTTTTTTATGTGCAAGGATTCTACATCATATCCTATGGTCTTGGGATCTATCTCCTGAATTTGCTTATTGGGTTTTTGTCGCCTCTGGTTGATCCTGAAATCGAAGTCGCTGATGGGCCTTTGTTGCCGACAAAGGGTTCTGATGAATTCAAGCCTTTTATTCGCCGACTCCCAGAGTTTAAATTTTG GTACTCCATGACCAAGGCTTTCTGCATAGCTTTTGTAATGACATTCTTTTCTGTGTTTGATGTTCCTGTGTTTTGGCCCATATTACTTTGTTACTGGATTGTTCTGTTTGTTCTTACAATGAGACGCCAAATCGCACACATGATCAAATACAGATATATCCCGTTCAACATTGGAAAACAG AAGTATGGTGGTAAGAAACCTTCATCAAGTGGCGGTGGCTCCCGTGGGGACTGA
- the LOC102627590 gene encoding protein RER1B-like isoform X2, whose product MEGIGGDTASAASPVSQWGHDAWRLYQYYLDKTTPHAVYRWIGTLVILAIYCLRVFYVQGFYIISYGLGIYLLNLLIGFLSPLVDPEIEVADGPLLPTKGSDEFKPFIRRLPEFKFWYSMTKAFCIAFVMTFFSVFDVPVFWPILLCYWIVLFVLTMRRQIAHMIKYRYIPFNIGKQYGGKKPSSSGGGSRGD is encoded by the exons ATGGAAGGAATTGGAGGCGACACTGCCTCGGCGGCATCCCCTGTATCACAATGGGGACATGATGCTTGGAGGCTATATCAGTATTACCTGGACAAGACTACTCCACATGCAGTTTATAGGTGGATTGGAACCCTTGTAATTTTGGCAATCTACTGTTTGCGGGTTTTTTATGTGCAAGGATTCTACATCATATCCTATGGTCTTGGGATCTATCTCCTGAATTTGCTTATTGGGTTTTTGTCGCCTCTGGTTGATCCTGAAATCGAAGTCGCTGATGGGCCTTTGTTGCCGACAAAGGGTTCTGATGAATTCAAGCCTTTTATTCGCCGACTCCCAGAGTTTAAATTTTG GTACTCCATGACCAAGGCTTTCTGCATAGCTTTTGTAATGACATTCTTTTCTGTGTTTGATGTTCCTGTGTTTTGGCCCATATTACTTTGTTACTGGATTGTTCTGTTTGTTCTTACAATGAGACGCCAAATCGCACACATGATCAAATACAGATATATCCCGTTCAACATTGGAAAACAG TATGGTGGTAAGAAACCTTCATCAAGTGGCGGTGGCTCCCGTGGGGACTGA
- the LOC102607578 gene encoding cyclin-dependent kinase F-4 — protein MDKYSGFKELGRGAFGRVFQAFDEHTGEAVAIKELKQRYASWEDCLNLREVKCLRKLNHSNIVKLKELIQNNNRLYLVFECMECNLYQLMAARDRKLFSEPEIKAWLFQVFQGLSYMHQNGFFHRDLKPENLLVSQGIIKIADFGLAREIKSGPPYTNYVGSRWYRAPEILLQSELYSSKADMWAMGAIMAELFTFCPLFPGASEADQMHKICGVLGSPTMDSWADGLRQARAIKYQFPQLPRANLSALMPSASRDAISLFESLCSWDPSKRPTAAEALQHPFFKRCFYAPPHIRSTPAVATTTANQPAAATRGMLKQRRQQQQQQQGARMCADEASSNSQMVGKLSPLDLIKQVQQKSVKQPKYSPAAEKKSPTSINKDKIAQLKLPHMMKTGVQWNAESGNLFLRPTQNLEPGRI, from the coding sequence ATGGACAAGTATTCTGGTTTCAAAGAACTTGGTAGAGGAGCATTCGGGCGTGTCTTTCAAGCTTTCGATGAGCACACTGGAGAAGCTGTTGCAATCAAAGAATTGAAGCAGAGATATGCTTCATGGGAGGATTGCCtcaatttgagagaagttAAGTGCTTGAGGAAGTTGAATCATTCAAACATTGTGAAGCTTAAAGAACTCATCCAGAACAACAACAGATTGTATTTGGTGTTTGAATGCATGGAGTGCAATCTTTACCAACTTATGGCTGCAAGAGATCGGAAGCTTTTCTCTGAACCTGAAATCAAGGCATGGCTTTTCCAAGTTTTCCAGGGACTTAGTTACATGCACCAGAATGGGTTCTTTCATCGAGACCTGAAGCCTGAAAACTTGCTTGTTTCGCAAGGTATTATCAAGATTGCTGATTTTGGTCTTGCAAGGGAAATCAAGTCTGGCCCGCCTTATACGAATTATGTAGGATCACGATGGTATAGAGCCCCGGAAATTCTGTTGCAGTCAGAGTTGTATAGCTCAAAAGCTGACATGTGGGCTATGGGAGCTATCATGGCTGAATTGTTCACTTTTTGTCCTCTTTTTCCGGGTGCTAGTGAGGCTGATCAGATGCACAAAATATGCGGTGTTCTTGGGAGTCCTACAATGGATTCTTGGGCCGACGGACTTCGCCAAGCAAGGGCAATTAAATATCAGTTCCCACAGTTACCCCGAGCCAATCTCTCCGCATTGATGCCATCAGCAAGTCGGGATGCAATCAGCCTGTTCGAATCACTTTGTTCTTGGGATCCCAGCAAAAGGCCTACTGCTGCAGAGGCCTTGCAGCACCCTTTCTTCAAGAGATGCTTTTATGCTCCACCCCATATTCGCTCAACACCAGCCGTTGCTACTACAACAGCAAACCaaccagcagcagcaacaaggGGAATGTTGAAGCAGCGGcgacagcagcagcagcagcagcaaggTGCTAGGATGTGTGCTGATGAGGCTTCATCTAATTCGCAGATGGTTGGGAAACTCTCTCCTCTGGATTTGATTAAACAAGTGCAACAGAAATCTGTCAAACAACCAAAATATTCCCCGGCCGCCGAGAAGAAGAGTCCAACTTCCATTAACAAAGACAAAATTGCACAGCTGAAGCTACCTCATATGATGAAGACTGGAGTCCAATGGAATGCTGAATCAGGAAACTTGTTTCTCAGACCAACTCAAAATCTGGAACCTGGCAGAATATAA